Proteins encoded in a region of the Zea mays cultivar B73 chromosome 2, Zm-B73-REFERENCE-NAM-5.0, whole genome shotgun sequence genome:
- the LOC103646525 gene encoding acetyl-coenzyme A synthetase, chloroplastic/glyoxysomal, with product MAQHIYATGCGRCGCARPIIRTLLPALTHHLASSSLLRRRKAPMGASDHLGLAAVAAAKPRNGRTCMAVLGEPLPALDDPGILVHPSADFAAQALVSSTKQYRDMYQKSIDDPAGFWSEIADEFYWKQKWSPDNVCAENLDVTKGPIMIEWFKGGKTNICYNAVDRNVEAGNGDKIAMYWEGNEPSQDGKLTYSELLEKVCQLSNYLKSVGVRKGDAVVIYLPMLMELPIAMLACARIGAVHSVVFAGFSADALAQRVIDCKPKVVITCNAVKRGMKIIHLKDIVDASLDQSAKNGVDVGICLTYENQSALNKVDTRWKTGRDVWWQDVVPDFPTKCDVEWVDAEDPLFLLYTSGSTGKPKGVLHTTGGYMVYSATTFKHAFDYKPTDIYWCTADCGWITGHSYVTYGPLLNGATVLVFEGAPNYPDPGRCWDIVDKYGVTIFYTAPTLIRSLMRDGTEYVARYSRKSLRVLGSVGEPINPTAWRWLYDVIGDSRCPISDTWWQTETGGFMITPLPGAWPQKPGSATFPFFGVQPVIVDEKGREMEGECSGYLCIKKSWPGAFRTLYGDKERYETTYFKPFAGYYFSGDGCSRDKDGYHWLTGRVDDVINVSGHRIGTAEVESALVSHPKCAEAAVVGIDHEVKGQGIYAFVTLVDGVPYSDDLRKSLVTTVRSQIGAFAAPDKIHWAPGLPKTRSGKIMRRILRKIASRQLDELGDTSTLADPGVVDQLIALSDS from the exons ATGGCACAGCATATATACGCCACCGGCTGCGGCCGCTGCGGGTGCGCCCGCCCCATCATCCGGACACTACTGCCCGCGCTGACCCACCATCTCGCCTCCTCGTCTCTGTTGCGGCGCCGGAAGGCTCCCATGGGCGCCAGCGATCACCTGGGCCTGGCGGCGGTGGCCGCCGCCAAGCCGCGGAATGGCAGGACGTGCATGGCCGTGCTGGGCGAGCCACTGCCGGCTCTTGACGACCCCGGCATCCTCGTCCACCCCAGCGCCGACTTCGCCGCCCAGGCGCTCGTCTCGTCCACGAAACAG TACCGAGATATGTACCAAAAGTCGATCGACGACCCAGCTGGTTTCTGGTCAGAAATCGCAGATGAGTTCTACTGGAAGCAGAAGTGGAGCCCTGATAATGTTTGCGCTGAGAACCTTGACGTGACCAAGGGGCCGATCATGATTGAA TGGTTTAAGGGGGGAAAGACCAACATATGCTACAATGCAGTGGACCGCAATGTGGAGGCAGGGAATGGGGACAAGATCGCCATGTACTGGGAGGGGAATGAGCCCAGTCAGGATGGGAAGCTCACCTACTCTGAACTGCTGGAAAAGGTTTGCCAG CTGTCAAATTACTTGAAAAGCGTCGGCGTACGAAAAGGTGATGCCGTGGTGATCTACCTACCAATGTTGATGGAGCTGCCGATTGCAATGCTTGCTTGTGCCCGCATTGGTGCTGTTCACTCG GTTGTGTTTGCTGGCTTCTCAGCAGATGCACTGGCCCAACGAGTCATTGATTGCAAGCCTAAGGTTGTTATTACCTGCAATGCTGTGAAAAGGGGGATGAAAATCATCCATCTCAAAGATATAGTAGATGCATCTCTGGATCAAAGTGCAAAGAATGGAGTTGATGTAG GCATTTGCTTGACATATGAAAATCAGTCCGCTCTGAATAAAGTAGACACTCGATGGAAAACAGGAAGAGATGTCTGGTGGCAG GATGTTGTGCCTGATTTCCCAACTAAATGCGATGTGGAATGGGTTGATGCAGAGGATCCACTGTTTCTTTTGTACACAAGTGGCAGCACAGGAAAGCCAAAG GGTGTGTTGCATACAACTGGGGGATATATGGTCTACTCTGCTACAACATTTAAGCATGCATTTGACTACAAACCAACAGACATATACTG GTGCACTGCAGATTGTGGCTGGATTACTGGACATAGTTATGTGACATATGGTCCACTATTGAATGGAGCCACAGTTCTTGTTTTCGAAGGG GCCCCAAATTACCCTGATCCTGGCCGCTGTTGGGACATTGTTGATAAATATGGAGTGACAATATTTTATACAGCACCAACACTTATACGCTCACTTATGCGTGATGGTACTGAG TATGTTGCTCGGTACTCTCGCAAGTCTCTCCGAGTACTTGGAAGTGTGGGTGAGCCAATCAACCCCACCGCATGGAG GTGGTTGTATGATGTTATTGGTGACTCACGATGCCCCATATCAGATACTTGGTGGCAGACTGAAACCGGGGGATTCATG ATCACTCCTTTACCTGGTGCTTGGCCTCAAAAGCCAGGATCAGCAACGTTTCCTTTCTTCGGTGTGCAG CCAGTCATTGTTGACGAGAAAGGTCGGGAAATGGAAGGAGAATGCAGTGGATATCTTTGCATAAAGAAATCATGGCCTGGGGCTTTCCGGACTCTGTATGGAGATAAAGAGAGATATGAGACGACATACTTCAAACCATTTGCTGGATATTATTTCTCGGGCGATGGCTGCAGCAG GGATAAAGATGGCTACCACTGGCTGACTGGAAGAGTTGATGATGTTATCAATGTTAG TGGACACCGGATTGGGACAGCGGAAGTTGAGTCTGCTCTGGTTTCACATCCAAAATGTGCTGAGGCTGCTGTTGTTGGTATTGATCATGAG GTTAAAGGCCAGGGAATATATGCTTTTGTGACTTTGGTGGATGGTGTTCCCTACAGCGATGATCTAC
- the LOC103648685 gene encoding eukaryotic translation initiation factor 2D encodes MPKRERGWRLPKVGVNITQSDVNNAYAYYFLPLCITQVGSTTMSSTEALKAGLRGKALKILHYYRDMLWDSADGRYVPNEGFFDDIVVEDPNPVSTSQAPDSAEEPEVTNDDSVLAEDAGVDISDNHGTNPGIQIEAVEEITDVVNELKLPEDKTTEQAPVEMEHHNLRTEEIDSLLDKCLLQALYTSIKEKDIPMPGSTLWANHILPNRPPGVTIDIKKSSHKKLSKWLQSKSSSGLISAKEDKYKKEVVLLAINHKHPDYMAFRPEKRVQELVEHEKDVAESSVTKQLEVAEIYKPSSHVKPIFVAVEADMEKYYSAPEASDIVFRYVEKEKLVKPTDKAKVILDVTLCDALYKGAIKKGSAYPTEIHKKDLGSAFLNRMQVHHKVSRGTQEVIRKGAIRTIQIMTERRQGNKKMTRLSGLECRFGWESLPRKFISDCR; translated from the exons ATGCCCAAACGTGAGCGAGGATGGAGACTACCAAAGGTAGGTGTCAATATAACTCAAAGTGACGTGAACAATGCATATGCCTACTATTTTTTACCATTATGCATTACACAGGTTGGGAGCACAACTATGAGTAGTACTGAAGCTTTGAAGGCAGGACTACGTGGCAAGGCTTTAAAGATTTTACATTACTACAGGGATATGTTATG GGATTCGGCTGATGGTCGTTATGTCCCTAATGAAGGATTTTTTGATGACATTGTTGTTGAAGATCCTAATCCTGTTTCGACATCTCAGGCTCCTGATTCTGCTGAAGAACCTGAAGTCACGAATGATGATAGTGTTTTGGCTGAAGATGCAGGAGTCGATATTTCAGACAATCATGGTACAAATCCTGGCATCCAGATTGAAGCAGTGGAAGAGATAACTGATGTTGTTAACGAACTAAAACTTCCCGAAGATAAAACTACTGAACAAGCACCTGTTGAAATGGAACATCATAATTTGAGAACTGAGGAAATTGATTCTCTCTTGGACAAATGCCTTCTGCAAGCGCTATACACAAGCATAAAAGAAAAAGATATTCCAATGCCAGGAAGTACACTATG GGCGAATCACAtactaccgaacagacctcctggTGTTACTATTGATATCAAAAAGTCATCACACAAAAAGTTGTCGAAGTGGTTAcaatcaaaatcttcatctggcCTT ATTTCAGCAAAGGAGGACAAATATAAGAAGGAAGTTGTATTGCTTGCTATCAATCACAAGCATCCAGACTACATGGCCTTTAGACCGGAAAAGAgggtacaggagcttgttgaacaTGAAAAGGATGTTGCTGAAAGTAGTGTCACTAAGCAATTGGAGGTTGCAGAGATTTATAAGCCAAGTTCTCATGTTAAACCCATATTTGTGGCTGTCGAAGCTGACATGGAGAAGTATTACAGTGCACCAGAGGCTTCAGATATAGTCTTCAG GTACGTCGAAAAGGAAAAATTGGTTAAACCTACAGACAAGGCCAAGGTGATTCTTGATGTTACATTATGTGATGCATTGTACAAAGGGGCTATCAAAAAGGGCTCGGCATACCCAACTGAAATCCACAAGAAAGACTTAGGTTCAGCATTCTTAAACCGTATGCAAGTTCACCACAAGGTATCGAGAGGAACTCAGGAGGTCATACGCAAGGGTGCCATAAGAACTATCCAGATCATGACAGAAAGAAGACAGGGCAACAAGAAGATGACTCGGCTTTCAGGACTCGAGTGTAGGTTCGGATGGGAGAGCCTTCCTAGAAAATTTATCTCCGACTGCAGGTAG